A single region of the Polyangiaceae bacterium genome encodes:
- a CDS encoding efflux RND transporter periplasmic adaptor subunit, with protein sequence MNRKLVMVCAGLLFAGAAAVLLAPRLLGPRLPALKPVRSDLVQTVVTTGRVMAPAEIDISAGISAEVLDVRVDKGDRVSKGDILVRLDDKDALVAVAQAKATLARARAKRRQVRNVSAKVLDESLAQAEARRDESQRRYTEDEKLYASGAIAKSELDRSRTQLDVAKSQLSAAKVQADAARPGGADAESAHADLALAEAELRAANVRLERTVLRAPVDGVVLNRSVEPGELAAPGRVVLTLARTGLTQLLAEPDEKNLSLLTVGQAATASAEAYASDRFDAKVSFIAPSVDPRRGTVELRLEVPKPPSYLRPAMTVSIEIQVAERKNALVIDADAIHELGGDSPWVMVVRGDHATRQNVRLGIRGDEHVEILEGLDEGSTVLEANAAVSAGSRVRVAGGA encoded by the coding sequence ATGAACCGCAAGCTCGTGATGGTCTGCGCTGGACTGCTCTTCGCAGGCGCCGCCGCGGTGCTGCTGGCGCCACGCCTGCTGGGTCCGCGCCTGCCGGCGCTCAAGCCGGTTCGCAGCGACCTCGTCCAGACCGTGGTCACTACCGGCCGGGTGATGGCACCCGCCGAGATAGACATTTCCGCCGGCATCTCGGCCGAGGTGCTCGATGTACGAGTCGACAAGGGCGACCGCGTGAGCAAGGGCGACATCCTCGTGCGCCTCGACGACAAGGACGCCCTCGTGGCCGTGGCGCAGGCGAAAGCCACCCTCGCCCGCGCCAGAGCAAAGCGTCGGCAGGTGCGGAACGTGAGCGCGAAGGTCCTGGACGAGTCGCTGGCTCAAGCCGAGGCGCGGCGCGACGAAAGCCAACGCCGGTACACCGAGGACGAGAAGCTCTACGCTTCCGGTGCCATCGCCAAGAGCGAGCTGGATCGCTCCCGGACCCAGCTAGACGTGGCCAAGAGCCAGCTCTCGGCGGCCAAAGTGCAAGCCGACGCAGCGCGCCCCGGCGGCGCGGATGCGGAAAGTGCGCACGCCGACTTGGCCCTCGCCGAGGCGGAGCTACGTGCCGCCAACGTGCGCCTGGAACGCACGGTGCTGCGAGCCCCCGTCGACGGCGTCGTGTTGAATCGCAGCGTGGAGCCTGGCGAGCTAGCCGCTCCTGGGCGCGTCGTACTGACCCTGGCGCGCACCGGTCTCACCCAGTTGCTCGCAGAGCCCGACGAGAAGAACCTCTCACTGTTGACGGTCGGTCAGGCGGCTACGGCCTCTGCCGAAGCGTATGCAAGCGACCGCTTCGACGCGAAGGTCTCGTTCATCGCACCATCCGTCGATCCACGGCGGGGAACCGTGGAGCTGCGCCTCGAGGTCCCCAAGCCGCCGAGCTACCTGCGCCCAGCGATGACGGTTTCCATCGAGATCCAGGTGGCCGAGCGTAAGAACGCGCTCGTCATCGACGCCGACGCGATCCATGAGCTCGGCGGGGATTCGCCTTGGGTCATGGTGGTTCGTGGCGACCATGCCACTCGCCAGAACGTTCGCCTCGGGATCCGCGGCGACGAGCACGTGGAAATCCTCGAGGGATTGGACGAGGGATCCACCGTATTGGAAGCGAACGCGGCAGTATCGGCCGGCAGCCGCGTGCGCGTCGCCGGAGGGGCGTAA
- a CDS encoding aldehyde dehydrogenase family protein — protein sequence MDAKKDELAGGIGEIDRGRLFQRLGLSEENLGTFHGEWIGSGDVLEVTTPIDGSVIARVKQCTEAEYDQVIDRAQAAFRAWRVVPAPKRGEVVRRLGHALREHKRELGALVALENGKIRAEGEGEVQEMIDICDFAVGLSRQLYGLTMHSERPGHRMYEQWHPLGVVGVISAFNFPVAVWSWNAALAWACGDAVVWKPSSKVPLTAIACAKIAARVFEDSGFDPALSSLVIGRGATVGERMLTDPRVPLISATGSCRMGHRVGRIVGERLGRTILELGGNNAIIVSEHADLEMAVRAILFGAVGTAGQRCTSTRRILCHEKVYDTLKDRLVKAYGQVEIGDPLADGTLMGPLIDTGAVDDMMRAIAQVKEQGGSIVCGGEKLSGEQYPGGCYVTPCIAEVKNDFPIVQDETFAPLLYLIRYSNLDEAIALHNDVPQGLSSAIFTTNLLEAEAFLSQVGSDCGIANVNIGTSGAEIGGAFGGEKETGGGRESGSDAWRAYMRRQTNTINYSRELPLAQGIKFG from the coding sequence ATGGACGCGAAGAAAGACGAGCTGGCGGGCGGCATTGGTGAAATCGATCGCGGGCGCTTGTTCCAGCGCCTGGGCCTGTCGGAGGAAAACCTCGGGACCTTCCACGGCGAGTGGATCGGCTCGGGGGACGTGCTGGAGGTGACCACGCCCATCGACGGCAGCGTCATCGCTCGCGTGAAGCAGTGCACCGAAGCCGAGTACGACCAGGTGATCGATCGCGCCCAAGCTGCGTTTCGCGCCTGGCGCGTGGTGCCCGCCCCGAAGCGGGGTGAGGTGGTGCGACGCCTGGGCCACGCGCTGCGCGAGCACAAGCGGGAGCTCGGAGCCCTGGTCGCGCTGGAGAACGGCAAGATCCGCGCAGAGGGCGAGGGCGAGGTCCAGGAGATGATCGACATCTGCGACTTCGCCGTGGGTCTCTCGCGGCAGCTCTATGGGCTCACCATGCACTCCGAGCGCCCCGGCCATCGCATGTACGAGCAATGGCATCCGCTCGGCGTGGTGGGCGTGATCAGCGCCTTCAACTTCCCGGTGGCGGTGTGGTCGTGGAACGCGGCCCTGGCCTGGGCGTGCGGCGACGCCGTGGTGTGGAAGCCCTCGAGCAAGGTGCCGCTCACGGCCATCGCCTGTGCCAAGATCGCCGCCCGCGTGTTCGAAGATAGCGGCTTCGATCCCGCGCTTTCGTCCCTGGTCATCGGCCGCGGCGCCACCGTGGGCGAGCGCATGCTGACGGATCCGAGGGTTCCGCTGATCAGCGCCACCGGCTCCTGCCGCATGGGGCACCGCGTGGGGCGCATCGTGGGCGAGCGGCTCGGGCGCACCATCTTGGAGCTCGGCGGCAACAACGCCATCATCGTCAGCGAGCATGCCGATCTGGAAATGGCCGTGCGCGCCATCCTGTTCGGCGCCGTGGGCACCGCGGGCCAACGCTGCACCTCCACGCGGCGCATCCTGTGTCACGAGAAGGTCTACGACACCCTGAAGGATCGGTTGGTGAAGGCCTACGGGCAGGTCGAGATTGGCGACCCGCTGGCGGACGGCACGCTGATGGGCCCGCTGATCGACACCGGCGCCGTGGACGACATGATGCGCGCCATCGCCCAGGTGAAGGAGCAGGGCGGCAGCATCGTGTGCGGCGGCGAGAAGCTCAGCGGAGAGCAGTACCCCGGCGGCTGCTACGTCACGCCCTGCATCGCCGAGGTGAAGAACGATTTCCCCATCGTGCAAGACGAAACCTTCGCGCCCCTTTTGTACTTGATCCGCTACTCGAATCTGGACGAAGCCATCGCGCTGCACAACGACGTGCCGCAGGGTCTTTCCAGCGCCATCTTCACGACCAATCTGCTGGAGGCCGAAGCCTTCTTGAGCCAAGTGGGCAGCGATTGCGGCATTGCCAACGTCAACATCGGCACCAGCGGCGCGGAGATCGGCGGCGCCTTCGGCGGCGAGAAGGAGACCGGCGGCGGTCGCGAGAGCGGGTCGGATGCCTGGCGCGCGTACATGCGGCGCCAGACCAACACCATCAACTACAGCCGGGAGCTTCCCCTGGCCCAAGGCATCAAGTTCGGCTGA
- a CDS encoding response regulator transcription factor, with protein sequence MIRVFIADDHPVLREGVATVIRGQQDMAFAGQCSRADDVGTSSGWDVLVLDLSLSGWDDVELVQAAKGANARGRVLVYTQMPEGARALRALKAGADGFLSKSRPVEDLLTAIRTVHSEGKYVTGTLGALLVAETLNPRGAPHDALSGREMAVLVRLASGMRQSTIAEVLGVQPSTVSTHLKSIRHKLSLESNSELVRYAVEHRLVR encoded by the coding sequence ATGATCCGCGTCTTCATAGCTGACGACCACCCCGTGCTGCGCGAAGGTGTGGCCACGGTCATCCGCGGGCAGCAGGACATGGCGTTCGCCGGCCAGTGCTCGCGTGCCGACGACGTCGGCACCAGCAGCGGCTGGGACGTGCTGGTGCTGGATCTCTCGCTCTCGGGTTGGGACGACGTGGAGCTCGTGCAGGCCGCCAAGGGTGCCAACGCTCGCGGTCGCGTGCTCGTCTACACCCAGATGCCGGAAGGGGCGCGGGCGCTGCGAGCGCTCAAGGCCGGCGCGGACGGTTTCCTCTCGAAGTCGCGGCCGGTGGAGGATCTGCTCACCGCCATCCGCACCGTGCACAGCGAGGGCAAATACGTCACCGGAACGCTGGGGGCGCTGCTCGTGGCGGAGACCTTGAACCCCCGCGGCGCGCCCCACGATGCCCTTTCCGGGCGCGAGATGGCGGTGCTCGTGCGACTGGCTTCCGGCATGCGCCAGTCGACCATCGCCGAGGTCTTGGGCGTGCAACCCAGCACCGTGAGCACGCACCTGAAGAGCATTCGCCACAAGCTGTCGCTCGAGTCCAACAGCGAGCTCGTGCGCTACGCCGTCGAGCATCGCTTGGTGCGCTGA
- a CDS encoding hybrid sensor histidine kinase/response regulator translates to MTDRRVDAELVVTLYASATAMVTANMVAAVLFASALAVAEQHPPAAVWAVVVVAVGSVRLLLIRSYRRAAPSGEELFPWRRRFTLHALAYGVVYGLGVWMLWTPHPLAQLVVLLFLASVFLGGMLGLAAHVPTWVAFTSPLLVGLVVRVLSSSGPMQIYAATNLLFYAAALFFVRRTNAMLRQTIAMRFDKERLLEELREEKQLAEDANAAKSKFLAAASHDLRQPLHAVRLFLSALSTSKSDAERGELLDKLTGATSALGSLLDSLLDLSRADAGVVKASPGVFAARGVLDAMELEFADVARAKGLRFSVMPCSVWLSTDPELLTTMLRNLVSNAVRYTERGGVVVGCRRRERSAVIGVWDTGPGIPEGEHAAIFREFHQLGNPARARQLGLGLGLAIVQRFARLLGHEIVLASQQGAGSFFGLEVPRVDRRPPQPAETHTEPVFLDDLEVLVLDDDPDVVAATEALLRRWGATPAGHSDPEAALAAAERAPPDVVITDLRLPGERDGFAWLEACRRRLGFDVPALIVTGDTAPAVLLAAYQQGLVVLHKPVAPAELRAALGRFATKRS, encoded by the coding sequence ATGACGGACCGGCGGGTGGACGCCGAGCTGGTCGTCACGCTGTACGCTTCCGCGACGGCGATGGTGACCGCCAACATGGTGGCGGCGGTGCTGTTCGCTTCGGCCCTCGCCGTGGCGGAGCAGCATCCCCCGGCGGCCGTGTGGGCGGTCGTCGTGGTCGCCGTCGGCAGCGTCCGGCTGCTCCTGATCCGAAGCTATCGCCGCGCCGCCCCCAGCGGGGAGGAGCTGTTTCCGTGGCGACGGCGCTTCACCCTGCACGCGCTCGCCTACGGCGTGGTCTACGGCCTCGGCGTGTGGATGCTGTGGACGCCGCATCCGCTGGCGCAGCTCGTGGTGTTGCTGTTCCTGGCCTCGGTGTTCCTGGGCGGCATGCTGGGCCTCGCCGCCCACGTGCCCACCTGGGTGGCGTTCACGTCGCCGCTCCTCGTGGGGCTCGTGGTGCGCGTGCTCAGCAGCTCGGGTCCAATGCAGATCTACGCCGCCACGAACCTCTTGTTCTATGCGGCGGCGCTGTTCTTCGTGCGGCGCACCAACGCCATGCTGCGTCAGACGATCGCCATGCGCTTCGACAAGGAGCGGTTGCTCGAGGAGCTGCGCGAGGAGAAGCAGCTGGCGGAAGACGCCAACGCCGCCAAGAGCAAGTTCCTGGCAGCGGCCAGCCACGACTTGCGCCAGCCCCTCCACGCGGTGCGTCTGTTCCTCAGCGCCCTGAGCACCAGCAAGAGCGACGCCGAGCGGGGGGAGCTGCTCGACAAGCTCACCGGGGCCACCAGCGCCCTCGGGTCCCTGCTGGATTCCTTGCTGGATCTGTCCAGGGCCGACGCCGGCGTGGTGAAGGCGAGCCCCGGCGTGTTCGCCGCGCGCGGCGTCCTCGACGCCATGGAGCTCGAGTTCGCTGACGTGGCCCGCGCCAAGGGGCTGCGCTTCTCCGTGATGCCGTGCTCCGTGTGGCTCTCGACGGATCCGGAGCTCTTGACGACGATGCTCCGAAACCTGGTCTCCAACGCCGTGCGCTACACCGAGCGCGGCGGCGTGGTGGTGGGCTGCCGACGCCGAGAGCGCAGCGCGGTCATCGGCGTGTGGGATACGGGTCCGGGCATTCCCGAAGGGGAGCACGCGGCCATCTTCCGCGAGTTCCACCAGCTCGGAAATCCAGCGCGCGCGCGCCAGCTGGGCCTGGGTTTGGGGCTCGCCATCGTGCAGCGCTTCGCTCGCTTGCTCGGTCACGAGATCGTGCTGGCCTCGCAGCAGGGTGCGGGCTCCTTCTTCGGCCTCGAGGTGCCCCGCGTGGACCGCCGCCCTCCGCAGCCTGCGGAAACCCATACCGAACCGGTCTTCCTCGACGACCTGGAGGTGCTCGTGCTCGACGACGATCCGGACGTCGTCGCCGCGACGGAGGCGCTCCTGCGCCGTTGGGGCGCGACGCCCGCGGGACATTCCGATCCCGAGGCGGCCCTCGCGGCGGCGGAGCGGGCGCCGCCGGACGTGGTGATCACCGATCTGCGCCTGCCCGGCGAGCGCGACGGCTTCGCTTGGCTGGAGGCGTGCCGGCGCCGCCTCGGGTTCGACGTGCCCGCATTGATCGTCACCGGAGACACGGCCCCCGCGGTGCTCCTCGCCGCCTACCAGCAGGGGCTCGTGGTGCTGCACAAGCCGGTGGCGCCGGCGGAGCTTCGGGCCGCCCTCGGACGTTTCGCGACGAAGCGTTCGTGA
- a CDS encoding protein kinase, producing MIPLGPFELEEPVARGGMGEVWRGRTTRGHKPVAVKVIRVASAQDSVFSRYFQNEVRAVAALDHDNVIRVFDYGHVSEATAARSRRLEAGSPYLVMEWISGGSLLERAPLASWTEIRRALGALLRALGHAHARGVLHRDVKPNNVLLPTGDLEDLRLADFGIARAPGLSSVAVPTGGTRAYMAPEQLVGHLREEGPWTDLYAVGCVALKLLRGQVRLGHRPAPARVPAVPAGLPAWIAKLVETNPAMRFRRAADALAALQELGDAKGTEAELTAAVGLETLIPSGVALLEELEVTVPATRTEVSVVEQLLRAAGARTELPAAVELPIPPWRAVDPPPRPREIDDVGLGLYGMRPVPLAGREAERDTLWQALADVHAARAPRAVVLRGAAGTGKSRLCEWLCQLGHETGVMTPIGARGDLGHKLRAHLRCLDLSRADLVARMELLCARYQEPDPDALSEVLSPSDGSVVFRSPAERHAAAARIVAWECRERPVVLWLDDVHEDVDALGFAEHLVNRSGLPVLVLLTLRDEALAERPVEAELLERVLHAPETCTLAVPPLPESEWPALVRGLLGLSGDLALEVERRSAGNPLFLVQLVGAWIRRGELVADGGRLALAAGAHVDIPEDLRSIWDRHLDEVLAGRGPDDAPALELLAVLGEHVELSEWHAALRERGLAASGGLMDALLARKLLTADPRAPDRVTFVHGMLRESLELRARDAGRLAEHHAACARLLEPQGLPERVGHHWLGADDFERAFPALLAGAWRFIQRGDFRAALLCALDATRAARAPAQEAEVWVTRARIAQMQGDYAGASAWAARAETAARALSDERVLTRALLEGGNSERTRGDMTRAAALLEEAATRASALADDELVGRAENLAAYVCIQRGQSEAGVVHAQTGLAAYGRAGLPLDEARCHLTLSDAVKQVGRLDDARAHAEAALRRFADHGDRWGQASCHNVLGDIARLDGDLARAERHYREALERFATIGTGTQVLPRLNLAQVLVLRRDHTAAGPLLKSCAQELEAQGRRPWLALVRLSELPLLGHARDWPAWDRTLADAEALLSETQLVDVDLPLMAGFAADEARAAGHADGARKLYALAGAQWLALGREDRAREVAARAEA from the coding sequence GTGATCCCGCTCGGCCCCTTCGAGCTCGAGGAGCCCGTCGCTCGCGGTGGCATGGGCGAGGTGTGGCGGGGCCGGACGACGCGCGGGCACAAGCCCGTGGCAGTGAAGGTGATCCGCGTGGCGTCGGCGCAGGACTCGGTGTTCTCGAGGTACTTCCAGAACGAGGTGCGGGCGGTCGCGGCCCTCGACCACGACAACGTGATCCGCGTCTTCGACTACGGGCACGTCTCGGAAGCCACGGCGGCGCGCTCACGGCGGCTGGAGGCGGGCAGCCCGTACCTGGTGATGGAGTGGATCAGCGGCGGGAGCCTGCTGGAGCGCGCCCCGCTCGCGAGCTGGACGGAGATCCGTCGAGCGCTCGGAGCGCTGCTAAGAGCGCTCGGGCACGCCCACGCGCGCGGCGTGCTGCACCGGGACGTGAAGCCCAACAACGTGCTGCTCCCCACGGGCGACCTCGAAGATCTCCGACTCGCGGACTTCGGCATCGCGCGGGCGCCGGGACTCTCGAGCGTGGCGGTGCCCACCGGCGGCACCCGCGCCTACATGGCGCCGGAGCAGCTCGTCGGACACTTGCGAGAAGAGGGACCGTGGACGGATCTCTATGCCGTCGGCTGCGTGGCGCTGAAGCTACTCCGGGGTCAGGTGCGCCTCGGTCATCGGCCCGCGCCGGCGCGAGTGCCGGCGGTACCCGCGGGGCTTCCGGCTTGGATCGCGAAGCTGGTGGAGACCAATCCGGCGATGCGCTTCCGACGCGCTGCCGATGCTCTCGCCGCCCTCCAAGAGCTGGGTGACGCGAAGGGCACCGAAGCCGAGCTGACGGCGGCGGTGGGGTTGGAGACGTTGATCCCGAGCGGCGTGGCGCTCTTGGAAGAGCTCGAGGTGACGGTGCCGGCCACCCGCACCGAGGTGAGCGTGGTGGAACAGCTGCTGCGGGCCGCTGGCGCCCGAACCGAGCTGCCCGCCGCCGTGGAGCTTCCGATCCCGCCCTGGCGCGCGGTGGATCCCCCGCCCCGACCGCGGGAGATCGACGACGTGGGGCTCGGGCTCTACGGCATGCGCCCGGTTCCCCTCGCGGGGCGCGAGGCGGAGCGAGATACGCTGTGGCAGGCCCTCGCGGACGTGCACGCCGCACGCGCGCCGCGGGCGGTGGTGCTGCGCGGCGCCGCCGGCACCGGCAAGAGCCGGCTGTGCGAGTGGTTGTGCCAGCTGGGTCACGAAACGGGCGTGATGACGCCCATCGGCGCCCGCGGTGACCTCGGGCACAAGCTCCGGGCCCACCTGCGCTGTCTGGATCTGTCGCGCGCGGATCTCGTCGCCCGCATGGAGCTCTTGTGCGCGCGCTATCAGGAGCCGGATCCGGACGCGCTGAGCGAGGTGCTGTCACCCTCCGATGGCAGCGTCGTGTTTCGCTCGCCGGCGGAGCGCCACGCCGCGGCTGCGCGCATCGTCGCCTGGGAGTGTCGTGAACGGCCGGTGGTGCTGTGGCTCGACGACGTGCACGAGGACGTGGACGCCCTCGGCTTCGCCGAGCACCTCGTGAACCGCAGCGGATTGCCGGTGTTGGTGCTGCTCACGCTGCGCGACGAAGCGCTCGCGGAGCGTCCCGTGGAAGCCGAGCTCTTGGAGCGCGTGCTGCACGCGCCGGAAACGTGCACCCTCGCGGTGCCGCCCCTGCCGGAGAGCGAATGGCCCGCGTTGGTCCGCGGGCTCTTGGGGCTCTCCGGTGATCTGGCTCTGGAGGTGGAGCGTCGCTCCGCCGGGAACCCGCTGTTCTTGGTCCAGCTGGTGGGGGCGTGGATCCGCCGGGGAGAGCTGGTCGCCGACGGCGGTCGCCTCGCCCTCGCCGCCGGCGCCCACGTGGACATCCCGGAAGATCTGCGCAGCATCTGGGATCGCCACCTGGACGAGGTGCTGGCCGGGCGAGGCCCCGACGACGCGCCGGCCCTGGAGCTCCTGGCGGTGCTGGGTGAGCACGTGGAGCTGTCCGAGTGGCACGCAGCGCTGCGCGAGCGCGGACTTGCCGCCAGCGGCGGCCTCATGGACGCGCTCCTCGCGCGCAAGCTCCTGACGGCGGATCCCCGCGCGCCGGATCGCGTCACCTTCGTGCACGGCATGCTGCGGGAGAGCCTCGAGCTCCGCGCGCGGGATGCCGGACGTCTCGCCGAGCACCACGCGGCCTGCGCGCGCCTGCTCGAGCCCCAGGGGCTGCCCGAGCGCGTCGGACACCATTGGCTCGGCGCCGACGACTTCGAGCGCGCCTTCCCTGCCCTGCTCGCCGGAGCCTGGCGCTTCATCCAGCGCGGCGACTTCCGCGCGGCGTTGCTGTGTGCCTTGGACGCCACCCGCGCGGCCCGCGCCCCGGCCCAGGAGGCGGAAGTCTGGGTCACGCGAGCGCGCATCGCGCAGATGCAGGGCGACTACGCCGGCGCGAGCGCTTGGGCAGCCCGCGCCGAGACCGCGGCCCGCGCCCTGAGCGACGAGCGCGTCTTGACCCGCGCCCTGCTCGAAGGGGGGAACTCCGAGCGCACTCGTGGGGACATGACCCGCGCTGCCGCGCTGCTCGAGGAAGCCGCCACGCGGGCCAGCGCCTTGGCGGACGACGAGCTCGTGGGACGCGCCGAGAACCTCGCGGCCTACGTGTGCATCCAGCGCGGTCAGAGCGAAGCCGGAGTCGTCCACGCCCAAACGGGTCTCGCCGCCTACGGTCGCGCCGGGCTGCCGCTGGACGAAGCGCGCTGCCATCTGACCCTGAGCGACGCCGTGAAACAAGTCGGCCGCCTGGACGACGCGCGCGCTCATGCCGAGGCCGCCCTCCGTCGCTTCGCCGATCACGGCGACCGCTGGGGTCAGGCCAGCTGTCACAACGTGCTCGGCGACATCGCGCGCCTCGATGGTGATCTGGCCCGCGCCGAGCGGCACTACCGCGAGGCCCTCGAACGCTTCGCGACGATCGGCACTGGGACGCAGGTGCTGCCGCGCTTGAACTTGGCGCAAGTGTTGGTGCTGCGCCGCGATCACACGGCCGCCGGCCCTCTGCTGAAGAGCTGCGCCCAAGAGCTCGAAGCGCAGGGCCGCCGTCCCTGGCTCGCATTGGTGCGCCTTTCGGAGCTGCCGCTCCTCGGTCACGCCCGCGATTGGCCGGCCTGGGATCGCACCCTGGCGGACGCCGAGGCGCTGCTCTCGGAGACGCAGCTGGTGGACGTCGATCTGCCGCTGATGGCCGGCTTTGCCGCCGACGAAGCCCGAGCCGCGGGGCACGCCGACGGCGCGCGGAAGCTCTACGCCCTGGCCGGCGCGCAGTGGCTGGCGCTCGGACGTGAAGATCGCGCCCGCGAGGTCGCGGCCCGCGCCGAGGCGTGA
- a CDS encoding right-handed parallel beta-helix repeat-containing protein, translating to MRGRSVGVLGAVLVLALGAGCGGDDGSGGSGGGSGSGAASGSGGGSGSGGGGGSGSGGVAGDGGGGGTGGAAGSGGGGTGGAAGSGGTAGSGGTGGAPPTVCNGDCHFVRAGATGSGDGSDWDNALTDIPSKLTRGHTYFVAAGDYGSVSFDDAASGGQLIHVVRATAADHGTDTGWDASYASGEAKFGTLQFKTSDWDFDGRNATRAVGSFKSTVVDIGGNNVTFANVDVDGAFAKSGGKHSAGACTGMSSTGDGVSVIGCKIHDAADDGVSITSSKNVKFHGNSIYALHGCGTDGGCGPCYNGHSDGFEIYALKDSEFIGNFAYDMTSTSAFFFGNWADSLGAGAADYCQNILLANNILYSYDTGFVAYIEDANGVQLVNNVLWGQKQGAYGGLSVGKHVKDLNLVNNVILSINFAHIGGSYNAAEHHGDYNFFGTSLGQWTDGAHDLVGGDPGFSQIPGQSGAKVSNPTPDMFTPKAGSPLLNAGTGSNGAVTIPTTDFFGKPRDSSPNIGAIE from the coding sequence ATGCGAGGACGGAGCGTTGGCGTCTTGGGAGCGGTCCTGGTGCTGGCCCTGGGGGCGGGCTGCGGCGGAGACGACGGGAGCGGCGGATCCGGCGGGGGATCCGGGTCTGGAGCTGCCAGCGGTAGCGGCGGCGGAAGCGGTAGCGGCGGCGGCGGCGGAAGCGGATCGGGCGGCGTGGCCGGTGACGGCGGCGGCGGCGGAACCGGCGGCGCCGCGGGGAGCGGCGGAGGCGGAACGGGCGGTGCTGCGGGGAGCGGCGGCACTGCGGGTAGCGGCGGAACGGGCGGCGCGCCGCCCACGGTGTGCAACGGCGATTGCCACTTCGTGCGCGCCGGCGCCACGGGCTCCGGCGACGGCAGCGACTGGGACAACGCCCTCACGGACATACCGAGCAAGCTCACCCGCGGGCATACCTACTTCGTGGCCGCCGGCGACTACGGCTCGGTGAGCTTCGACGACGCCGCGTCCGGCGGCCAGCTCATCCACGTGGTGCGCGCCACGGCCGCGGATCATGGCACCGACACTGGCTGGGACGCGAGCTACGCGAGCGGCGAGGCCAAGTTCGGGACCCTGCAGTTCAAGACCTCGGACTGGGACTTCGACGGTCGCAATGCCACCCGCGCCGTGGGCAGCTTCAAGAGCACCGTGGTCGACATTGGCGGCAACAACGTGACCTTCGCCAACGTGGACGTGGACGGCGCCTTCGCCAAGAGCGGCGGCAAGCACAGCGCCGGAGCGTGCACCGGCATGAGCTCCACGGGGGACGGCGTCTCCGTGATCGGCTGCAAGATCCACGACGCCGCCGACGACGGCGTGAGCATTACCAGCTCCAAGAACGTCAAGTTCCACGGCAACTCGATCTACGCGCTGCACGGCTGCGGAACCGACGGCGGCTGCGGTCCCTGTTACAACGGCCACAGCGACGGCTTCGAGATCTACGCCCTGAAGGACAGCGAGTTCATCGGCAACTTCGCTTACGACATGACCAGCACCTCCGCCTTCTTCTTCGGCAACTGGGCGGATAGCCTGGGCGCCGGCGCTGCGGACTACTGCCAGAACATCTTGCTCGCAAACAACATCCTGTACAGCTACGACACCGGCTTCGTCGCCTACATCGAGGACGCCAACGGCGTGCAGCTGGTGAACAACGTGCTGTGGGGACAGAAGCAAGGCGCCTACGGTGGGCTCTCCGTGGGCAAGCACGTGAAGGACCTGAACCTGGTCAACAACGTGATCCTCAGCATCAACTTCGCCCACATCGGCGGCAGCTACAACGCGGCGGAGCACCACGGGGACTACAACTTCTTCGGCACCTCCCTGGGTCAGTGGACGGACGGCGCGCACGACCTGGTGGGCGGCGATCCGGGCTTCTCCCAGATCCCGGGGCAGAGCGGCGCCAAGGTGTCGAACCCCACCCCGGACATGTTCACGCCCAAGGCCGGCAGCCCGCTCTTGAACGCAGGCACGGGCTCGAACGGGGCGGTCACGATTCCGACCACGGACTTCTTCGGCAAGCCGCGCGATAGCTCACCCAACATCGGCGCCATCGAGTAG